One Herbaspirillum rubrisubalbicans genomic window carries:
- a CDS encoding SDR family oxidoreductase, which produces MKLTDNTLFITGGTSGIGRALAEAFHKLGNQVIIGGRRKALLDEVTAANPGMDAIEFDVSSLASIDAAAATLKARYPKLNVLINNAGIMPFDDAGSTIDDQVSRNILDTNLLGPIRLTSALIELLKAQPSATIIHNTSVLAYVPLAVTAVYSASKAALHSYAMSQRFMLRHTHVRVQEIAPPWVDTDLVKKSGDPRAMPLEAFIAETMSKLASDDEEIIVEAIKPLRDNPGAKEHALVNGFNEALVANPIPV; this is translated from the coding sequence ATGAAGCTGACCGACAACACCCTCTTCATCACCGGCGGCACCTCCGGCATTGGCCGCGCCCTGGCCGAAGCCTTCCATAAACTGGGCAACCAGGTCATCATCGGCGGCCGCCGCAAGGCGCTGCTCGATGAAGTGACTGCCGCCAATCCCGGCATGGATGCCATCGAATTCGACGTCTCCAGCCTGGCCAGCATCGATGCCGCGGCCGCCACCCTCAAGGCGCGCTACCCCAAGCTCAACGTGCTCATCAACAATGCCGGCATCATGCCCTTCGACGACGCCGGCAGCACCATCGATGACCAGGTCAGCCGCAACATCCTCGACACCAACCTGTTGGGGCCGATCCGCCTCACTTCGGCCCTGATCGAACTGCTCAAGGCCCAGCCCAGCGCCACCATCATCCACAACACCTCGGTGCTGGCCTATGTGCCGCTGGCGGTCACGGCGGTCTATTCGGCCAGCAAGGCGGCGCTGCATTCGTATGCCATGTCGCAACGCTTCATGCTGCGCCATACCCATGTGCGGGTGCAGGAAATCGCCCCGCCCTGGGTCGATACCGACCTGGTCAAGAAGAGCGGCGACCCGCGCGCCATGCCGCTGGAGGCCTTCATCGCCGAGACCATGAGCAAGCTGGCCAGCGACGATGAGGAAATCATCGTGGAGGCCATCAAGCCGCTGCGCGACAACCCCGGCGCCAAGGAACACGCGCTGGTCAATGGCTTCAACGAGGCGCTGGTCGCCAACCCCATCCCGGTCTGA
- a CDS encoding MFS transporter, translating to MLEPTMNTSPSTPTSSTPQAQAHQGSLLTAGFLALGSFAIGTEGFMIAPLLPRMAADFGMSVSAVASLVIVFTLVLALSSPITTVLSARINRRNLLIGAMGIFTLANLLAAHSTGFASLLSSRLLMAVAAGLYTPNANALAGAIVKPEQRGRALAIVSGGMTIAIALGLPLGSVVGHAFGWRATFLAVAVMGAVAVAGIWLGVDRRAGGQLHVAGLRERLGVIGQSQIRRLLAVTLFWSVGAYAAYPYIAPYLSRTLAFGEAGIGMTVSLWGAAAAVGVTLGGTLNDRFGSRRVVRAALLLLMLAFWALAAATLLGPAQALVPVLAAVAVWGFAVWAFFPAQMARLIAAGTPAQASVALSLNTSTMYLGFSLGSAVGAGILGLGVVGGIGLFAGCCAMLGLVLDRSIGQGS from the coding sequence ATGCTCGAACCCACCATGAATACCTCTCCTAGCACTCCCACCTCCTCCACGCCGCAGGCACAGGCGCATCAGGGCTCGCTGCTGACCGCCGGTTTCCTGGCCCTGGGCAGCTTTGCCATCGGTACCGAGGGGTTCATGATTGCGCCCTTGCTGCCCAGGATGGCGGCCGATTTCGGCATGAGCGTCTCGGCCGTGGCCAGCCTGGTGATCGTCTTTACCCTGGTGCTGGCGCTCAGTTCGCCCATCACCACGGTGCTCTCGGCGCGCATCAACCGACGCAACCTGCTCATCGGCGCCATGGGTATCTTCACCCTGGCCAATCTGCTGGCGGCACACTCGACCGGCTTTGCCAGCCTGCTGAGCTCACGCCTGCTGATGGCGGTGGCCGCCGGTCTCTACACCCCCAACGCCAATGCCCTGGCCGGTGCCATCGTCAAACCCGAGCAGCGCGGACGGGCGCTGGCCATCGTCAGCGGCGGCATGACCATCGCCATCGCGCTGGGCTTGCCGCTGGGTTCGGTGGTGGGTCATGCCTTCGGCTGGCGCGCCACCTTCCTGGCCGTGGCGGTGATGGGCGCGGTGGCCGTGGCCGGCATCTGGCTGGGCGTGGATCGCCGCGCGGGTGGGCAGTTGCACGTGGCCGGCCTGCGCGAGCGGCTGGGCGTGATCGGTCAGTCGCAAATCCGACGCTTGCTGGCCGTGACCCTGTTCTGGTCGGTCGGCGCCTATGCGGCCTATCCTTACATCGCCCCTTACCTGTCGCGCACCCTGGCCTTCGGCGAGGCCGGCATCGGCATGACGGTCAGCCTGTGGGGCGCTGCCGCTGCGGTGGGGGTGACCCTCGGCGGTACCCTCAATGACCGCTTCGGCTCGCGCCGGGTGGTACGCGCAGCGCTGCTGCTGTTGATGCTGGCATTCTGGGCGCTGGCTGCGGCCACCTTGCTGGGGCCAGCGCAGGCGCTGGTACCGGTACTGGCGGCAGTGGCCGTATGGGGCTTTGCGGTGTGGGCCTTCTTCCCGGCGCAGATGGCGCGACTCATCGCCGCCGGTACCCCGGCCCAGGCTTCGGTGGCGCTCTCGCTCAATACCTCGACCATGTACCTGGGATTCTCGCTAGGCAGTGCCGTGGGCGCCGGCATCCTGGGGCTGGGCGTGGTGGGTGGGATTGGCCTGTTCGCGGGATGCTGCGCGATGCTGGGCCTGGTGCTGGATCGCAGTATCGGCCAGGGGAGTTAG
- a CDS encoding sigma-54-dependent transcriptional regulator — protein MARILIVDDDLAFRGSLAETVGDLGHEVLEAGSTAAGLKLLAAHGVDAAIVDLRMADEDGLVFLQRAPAIAPIPCIMLTAYASGDNTIEAIRLGAFDHLTKPVPRAALVETLERALRQSAALSAPPASQETPPGSERNELVGDSEAMRQVFKQIGRAATSDATVLILGETGTGKELVARALHRNGSRAKRPFVAVNCAAIPAELIESELFGHVKGAFSGASANRIGRFQEADGGTLFLDEIGDMAAPTQAKILRVLQERELTPVGGNQSVKVDVRVIAATHRDLPQEIREGRFREDLWYRLQVLPIKVPPLRERPGDILAIAEHFLRQHGGDSPKRISPAAARRLLQHSWPGNVRELRNTMERAAVMSHGACIEVEHIELPELAPASPESAVAIDWEGSLAQAVAQVERVMLQRALAAANGNRAEAARRLGISRQQLYRKLEEQGMS, from the coding sequence ATGGCGCGCATCCTGATCGTCGATGATGACCTGGCCTTTCGCGGCAGCCTGGCCGAGACCGTGGGCGACCTCGGTCATGAGGTGCTGGAAGCCGGCAGCACCGCCGCCGGCCTGAAGCTGCTGGCCGCCCATGGGGTCGACGCGGCCATCGTCGATCTGCGCATGGCCGACGAAGACGGCCTGGTCTTCCTGCAACGCGCCCCGGCCATTGCCCCCATCCCTTGCATCATGCTGACCGCCTATGCCAGCGGCGACAACACCATCGAAGCCATCCGCCTGGGTGCCTTCGATCACCTGACCAAGCCGGTACCGCGTGCGGCCCTGGTAGAAACCCTGGAGCGCGCCCTGCGCCAGAGCGCGGCGCTGTCCGCGCCCCCGGCGTCGCAGGAGACGCCGCCCGGCAGCGAGCGCAATGAACTGGTCGGCGACAGCGAAGCCATGCGCCAGGTCTTCAAGCAGATCGGTCGCGCTGCCACCAGTGATGCCACCGTATTGATCCTGGGCGAGACCGGTACCGGCAAGGAGCTGGTGGCGCGTGCCCTGCATCGTAACGGTAGTCGGGCCAAGCGTCCCTTCGTGGCAGTCAATTGCGCGGCGATTCCGGCCGAGCTGATCGAAAGCGAGTTGTTCGGTCACGTCAAAGGCGCCTTCAGCGGCGCCAGCGCCAACCGCATCGGGCGCTTCCAGGAAGCCGATGGCGGCACTCTGTTCCTGGATGAAATCGGCGACATGGCCGCGCCGACCCAGGCCAAGATCCTGCGCGTGCTGCAGGAGCGTGAGCTCACGCCCGTGGGCGGCAATCAATCCGTGAAGGTGGACGTGCGCGTGATCGCCGCCACCCACCGCGACCTGCCGCAGGAAATCCGCGAGGGACGCTTCCGCGAAGATCTCTGGTATCGCCTGCAGGTGTTGCCGATCAAGGTACCGCCGCTGCGCGAGCGCCCCGGCGACATCCTGGCCATTGCCGAACATTTCCTGCGCCAGCATGGTGGCGACAGCCCCAAGCGCATCAGTCCAGCAGCCGCACGGCGCTTGTTGCAGCATAGCTGGCCAGGCAATGTGCGCGAATTGCGCAATACCATGGAGCGGGCGGCAGTGATGAGTCATGGCGCCTGCATCGAGGTGGAGCATATCGAGTTGCCCGAGTTGGCCCCTGCCAGCCCAGAGAGCGCAGTGGCCATCGATTGGGAGGGCTCGCTGGCGCAGGCGGTGGCCCAGGTCGAGCGGGTGATGCTGCAGCGGGCCCTGGCGGCGGCCAACGGCAACCGTGCCGAAGCCGCGCGCCGGCTGGGGATTTCACGCCAGCAGCTCTATCGCAAACTGGAAGAGCAGGGTATGTCCTAA